The proteins below are encoded in one region of Aequorivita iocasae:
- a CDS encoding glutamine--tRNA ligase/YqeY domain fusion protein: protein MSNEATPLNFIEHIIEEDLSKGYTKEQLCFRFPPEPNGYLHIGHASSICLNFGLGERYNAPVNLRFDDTNPAKEEQEFVDAIKRDISWLGYEWATECYASDYFQQLYDWAVEMVKDGKAYVDSQTSEAIAEQKGTPNTPGKPSPFRNRSVEENLDLLEKMKNGETKEGEHVLRAKINMESPNMLMRDPVMYRTINKHHHRTGTDWKIFPMYDWTHGESDYIEQVSHSFCTLEFLPHRELYDWFLDQVYDSEKLRPKQREFARRNLSHTVVSKRKLAQLVSSGVVTGWDDPRMPTISGLRRRGYTPDSIKNFAESIGVGKRENLIDVSHLEFNVREDLNKKAPRIMVVLDPVKLIIDNYPEGNTEWLEAENNPEDETAGSREVPFSKELLIERDDFLEEANRKFFRLTLGKEVRLKNAYIIKGESVVKDSEGNITEIHCTYDPDSKSGSGSEASLRKVKGTLHWVSAAHALPVEVRLYDRLFTEASPDTNKEKDFMEFINPNSLEIITGYAEPSIKEANPEDKFQFQRLGYFVVDRDSTSDKIVFNRTVPLRDSWAKLAE from the coding sequence ATGAGTAACGAAGCCACGCCGCTGAATTTTATAGAACACATCATTGAAGAAGACTTATCAAAAGGCTATACAAAGGAACAGTTGTGTTTCCGTTTTCCACCAGAGCCGAACGGCTATCTTCACATTGGCCACGCCTCTTCAATTTGTTTGAATTTTGGTTTGGGCGAGCGTTACAATGCCCCGGTAAACCTTCGTTTTGATGATACGAATCCTGCAAAGGAAGAACAGGAATTTGTGGACGCCATAAAGCGCGATATTTCCTGGCTGGGCTATGAATGGGCTACGGAATGCTATGCCTCTGATTATTTTCAGCAGTTGTACGATTGGGCCGTGGAAATGGTGAAGGATGGAAAAGCGTATGTTGATTCCCAAACTTCGGAAGCCATTGCAGAACAAAAAGGAACGCCGAACACGCCCGGAAAGCCAAGCCCTTTTAGAAACCGTTCGGTTGAGGAGAATTTGGATTTACTTGAAAAAATGAAAAACGGCGAGACCAAAGAAGGCGAACACGTGCTTCGTGCAAAAATTAATATGGAATCGCCGAACATGTTGATGCGCGATCCAGTAATGTACAGAACCATCAACAAACATCACCACCGTACGGGAACTGATTGGAAAATATTCCCAATGTACGATTGGACCCACGGGGAGAGTGATTATATTGAGCAAGTATCACATTCTTTCTGCACGCTTGAATTCCTGCCACACAGAGAGCTTTACGATTGGTTTTTGGACCAAGTGTATGATTCTGAAAAATTACGCCCCAAACAGCGCGAATTTGCCCGTAGAAACCTAAGCCATACCGTAGTCAGCAAACGAAAACTTGCACAATTGGTAAGTAGCGGCGTTGTTACAGGTTGGGACGATCCGCGTATGCCTACCATTTCCGGATTGCGCCGAAGAGGTTATACGCCAGATTCCATTAAAAATTTTGCTGAAAGTATTGGCGTTGGAAAACGTGAAAATTTAATTGACGTTTCTCATTTGGAATTCAACGTCCGTGAAGATCTCAACAAAAAAGCTCCACGAATCATGGTGGTTTTGGATCCTGTAAAATTGATTATTGATAATTATCCTGAAGGTAATACCGAATGGCTGGAAGCAGAAAACAATCCTGAAGATGAAACTGCCGGAAGTCGCGAAGTTCCTTTTTCAAAAGAACTTTTAATTGAAAGGGATGATTTTCTTGAGGAAGCAAATCGTAAGTTTTTCCGTTTAACACTTGGAAAAGAGGTTCGTTTAAAGAATGCCTATATTATTAAAGGCGAAAGCGTGGTAAAAGATTCCGAAGGAAATATTACTGAAATTCACTGTACCTACGATCCCGATAGTAAAAGCGGTAGTGGCTCAGAAGCATCATTACGAAAAGTAAAGGGAACACTTCATTGGGTATCTGCAGCGCACGCATTGCCTGTGGAAGTTCGTCTTTACGACCGTCTTTTTACAGAAGCTTCACCAGATACCAACAAAGAAAAGGATTTTATGGAATTCATTAACCCCAATTCTTTGGAGATAATAACAGGATATGCTGAACCGAGTATTAAAGAAGCAAACCCCGAAGATAAGTTTCAGTTTCAGCGTTTGGGATATTTCGTAGTGGATAGGGATTCTACTTCAGATAAAATTGTGTTTAACCGTACGGTTCCATTACGCGACTCTTGGGCTAAATTAGCCGAATAA
- the folB gene encoding dihydroneopterin aldolase has translation MGTIRLKNIKIYAFHGCLIEEGQIGSDYLVNLSVKADLKNPSETDELADTVDYVILQKIVREEMAVRAKLLEHVAKRIIDSILLKVEMVNEVKVTVAKRNPPIGGDVAEVSVTMKRKR, from the coding sequence ATGGGCACCATTCGTTTAAAAAATATAAAGATTTACGCCTTTCACGGCTGTTTGATCGAGGAAGGACAGATAGGCTCTGATTATTTGGTAAACCTTTCGGTGAAGGCAGATTTAAAGAATCCTTCCGAAACCGATGAACTTGCCGATACCGTAGATTATGTGATTCTTCAAAAAATTGTGAGGGAAGAAATGGCGGTGCGCGCCAAGCTTTTGGAACACGTTGCAAAACGGATTATCGATTCAATTTTATTAAAGGTTGAAATGGTGAACGAAGTGAAAGTTACCGTAGCCAAACGGAATCCACCCATTGGGGGCGATGTGGCAGAAGTGAGTGTAACGATGAAAAGGAAACGGTAA
- a CDS encoding LysE family translocator, whose product MFDGLPYAAFYGFLLAFAVGPVFFTLIETAITKGIKAAIFFDLGAIFADIIFIVIAFFSTSRILEKVKHDPGLLIFGGAILIAYGIISYIRTNRSVFKIVREHYAVKVKKNLGGLFLKGFLLNFVNFGVLAGWIGTLIMANALTTSDNGVFLFISTVLATFFLTDLLKMVLAKKLKNKMTPRFIFKTKKWVSILILCFGILLLIQGIFPKGVEAGLERIPGQQEHTEKPIPPVEEPL is encoded by the coding sequence ATGTTTGACGGATTACCCTACGCTGCATTTTACGGATTTCTATTGGCATTTGCCGTCGGTCCTGTCTTTTTCACATTGATTGAAACTGCAATTACCAAAGGTATTAAAGCAGCAATTTTTTTTGATCTCGGGGCTATTTTTGCCGATATAATTTTCATTGTAATAGCTTTTTTCAGTACTAGCAGAATACTTGAAAAAGTAAAACACGATCCGGGACTTCTTATTTTTGGCGGTGCAATTCTTATTGCTTACGGAATCATTTCGTACATCCGCACCAACAGATCGGTTTTTAAGATTGTAAGGGAGCACTACGCCGTAAAAGTGAAAAAAAACCTAGGCGGATTATTCCTGAAAGGCTTTCTTTTAAATTTTGTAAACTTCGGCGTTTTGGCGGGTTGGATCGGAACTTTAATTATGGCAAATGCGCTTACAACTTCAGATAACGGCGTTTTTCTTTTTATTTCAACAGTATTGGCCACTTTTTTCCTCACGGATCTTTTGAAAATGGTATTGGCCAAAAAACTTAAAAACAAAATGACCCCTCGTTTCATTTTCAAAACAAAAAAATGGGTAAGCATTTTAATTTTATGTTTTGGAATTTTACTACTTATCCAAGGGATTTTCCCTAAAGGAGTAGAGGCAGGCCTTGAAAGAATACCGGGACAGCAAGAACATACGGAAAAACCTATTCCGCCCGTAGAGGAACCTTTATAA
- a CDS encoding head GIN domain-containing protein has protein sequence MKNLFFIAILCVSAIAFSQQTTDVGDFNELKVYDLITVKLVPSDENKVVVEGENTEFVKTINDNGVLKVRMELEERFDGDATTVTLYFKNISIIDANEGSEIYSETEIKESSLELRAQEGGKINVIIATENLEIKSVSGAVVKAKGTSENQDININSGGVYDAEELLSKEAYVTVTAGGAVTIYCSEKIEAKVTAGGNIKVFGNPKDVKKKKFAGGKIEIVKGKI, from the coding sequence ATGAAAAATCTATTTTTTATTGCGATACTTTGTGTTTCTGCTATTGCATTTTCGCAACAAACAACGGACGTGGGAGATTTCAATGAATTAAAAGTTTACGATCTTATTACCGTGAAACTTGTTCCTTCCGACGAAAATAAAGTAGTTGTAGAAGGTGAGAATACAGAATTTGTAAAAACCATCAATGATAATGGAGTTTTAAAGGTTAGAATGGAGCTTGAGGAACGTTTTGATGGAGATGCTACAACCGTAACGCTTTACTTTAAAAATATTTCTATTATTGACGCAAACGAAGGTTCTGAAATTTATTCTGAAACCGAAATAAAAGAATCTTCACTAGAACTTAGAGCCCAGGAAGGGGGAAAAATAAATGTGATAATTGCTACCGAAAATCTCGAAATTAAATCAGTTTCGGGAGCGGTGGTTAAGGCGAAGGGAACTTCAGAAAATCAAGATATTAACATCAATTCTGGAGGAGTTTATGATGCTGAAGAGCTTCTTTCAAAAGAAGCTTACGTTACCGTAACAGCCGGCGGTGCAGTAACAATCTACTGTTCCGAAAAAATTGAAGCCAAAGTTACGGCCGGTGGAAATATAAAAGTTTTCGGAAATCCGAAAGACGTGAAGAAAAAGAAATTTGCCGGGGGAAAAATTGAAATTGTAAAAGGCAAAATTTAA
- the rnr gene encoding ribonuclease R, which translates to MPRHKQKKKNNKIENLSQTILNILRKDHSQAFNYKQIAAKLQLDDPSSRNQIVKKLKDLQGKGSIQEIERGKYILTPSQNYYTGKVDIAGRGQGYIIVEDLEDDIYVKSKNLNKALNGDIVEVYVFKRKKGGKTEGEVTKILERKRTEFVGTIQVQENFAFVDVTDYKMYTDIFVPKNKINGAKNGEKVLVAMEDWPEKADSPFGRIIKVLGMPGEHNTEIHSILAQYGLPYEFPQEVEDYANKIDTSIKASEIKNRRDMRDVLTFTIDPKDAKDFDDALSFEKLENGNYEIGIHIADVSHYLKAGTELDDEAYERATSVYLVDRVVPMLPEILSNNACSLRPNEEKYTFSAVFEMNQKAEVVKQWFGRTVTYSDARFAYEEAQHIIENPKDETHTIPSKISITDKEYTVKPEIADAILEMDRLAKTLRTKRMRAGAISFDKVEVKFILDENNNPEGVYFKESKDANKLIEEFMLLANRSVAEFIGKKEPKKTFVYRVHDEPDDEKIAALENIIKRFGYKLNTKDRHSTAQSMNKLLKDVQGKKEQNLIDTLAIRSMSKAMYTTHNIGHYGLAFDYYTHFTSPIRRYPDVMVHRLLQHYLDGGKSAKEEEYEEKCGHSSDMENLATNAERDSIKYMQVKYMQDHQDQEFLGVISGVTEWGIYVEIISNKCEGMVRLQDLNDDRYEFDREEFAVIGQRTKNVYQLGDEVYVKVKNADLVKKHLDFTMLGHRKEYKN; encoded by the coding sequence ATGCCTAGACATAAACAAAAAAAGAAAAACAATAAAATTGAAAATCTTTCCCAAACCATACTGAACATACTTCGGAAAGATCATTCACAAGCTTTCAACTACAAACAAATTGCTGCAAAACTGCAACTTGACGACCCCAGCAGCAGAAACCAAATAGTAAAAAAACTAAAGGATCTGCAGGGCAAGGGGAGCATTCAGGAAATAGAACGCGGCAAATACATACTTACCCCTTCCCAGAATTATTACACAGGAAAAGTAGATATAGCAGGCCGTGGCCAAGGTTATATTATCGTTGAGGATTTAGAGGACGATATTTACGTAAAAAGCAAAAACCTAAACAAAGCCTTAAATGGTGATATTGTTGAAGTGTATGTTTTTAAGCGAAAAAAAGGCGGCAAGACAGAAGGAGAGGTAACAAAAATTTTAGAAAGAAAACGGACGGAATTCGTTGGTACCATTCAAGTGCAGGAAAATTTTGCCTTTGTTGACGTTACCGATTATAAAATGTACACAGATATTTTTGTGCCAAAGAATAAAATTAATGGTGCAAAGAACGGTGAAAAAGTATTGGTAGCCATGGAAGATTGGCCCGAAAAAGCCGATTCTCCTTTCGGAAGGATTATTAAAGTTCTGGGAATGCCCGGCGAACATAATACTGAAATCCATTCCATTCTGGCCCAATACGGACTTCCCTATGAATTTCCGCAGGAAGTGGAAGACTATGCCAATAAAATTGATACTTCAATAAAAGCTTCGGAAATTAAAAACCGCCGCGATATGCGCGATGTTTTGACTTTTACGATAGATCCAAAAGATGCAAAGGATTTTGATGATGCGCTTTCTTTTGAAAAACTCGAGAATGGAAATTATGAAATAGGAATCCATATTGCAGATGTTTCACATTATCTTAAAGCTGGAACTGAATTGGACGATGAAGCTTACGAGCGTGCAACTTCGGTCTATTTGGTTGATAGGGTAGTACCGATGCTTCCTGAAATTCTTTCAAACAACGCGTGTTCCCTTCGGCCGAATGAGGAAAAATATACTTTTTCCGCAGTGTTTGAAATGAACCAAAAAGCTGAAGTTGTAAAACAGTGGTTTGGAAGAACAGTTACTTATAGTGATGCCCGGTTTGCTTATGAAGAAGCGCAGCACATTATTGAAAATCCGAAGGATGAAACACATACCATTCCCTCAAAAATTTCAATTACTGATAAAGAATATACAGTAAAACCAGAAATTGCTGATGCAATTTTGGAAATGGACCGTCTCGCAAAAACATTGCGAACAAAACGTATGCGTGCCGGTGCTATTTCTTTCGATAAAGTAGAAGTAAAATTCATACTCGATGAAAATAACAATCCCGAAGGAGTTTATTTCAAGGAAAGCAAAGATGCGAACAAACTGATTGAGGAATTTATGCTTTTGGCAAACAGAAGTGTGGCTGAATTCATAGGAAAAAAGGAGCCTAAAAAGACTTTTGTTTATCGCGTGCACGACGAACCGGATGATGAAAAAATAGCGGCTTTGGAAAATATAATTAAACGCTTCGGTTACAAACTGAACACCAAAGACCGTCATTCCACAGCCCAATCCATGAATAAACTTTTAAAAGATGTTCAGGGCAAAAAAGAGCAGAATTTGATTGATACGCTTGCTATTAGAAGTATGAGTAAAGCAATGTACACAACCCATAACATTGGCCATTACGGTTTAGCGTTTGATTATTACACACATTTCACTTCACCCATTCGTCGTTATCCCGATGTGATGGTTCACAGACTTCTTCAGCATTATTTGGATGGCGGAAAATCTGCAAAAGAAGAAGAATACGAAGAAAAATGCGGCCACAGCAGCGACATGGAAAATCTTGCCACAAATGCAGAACGCGATAGCATAAAATATATGCAGGTAAAATATATGCAGGATCATCAGGATCAAGAATTTTTAGGAGTAATTTCAGGAGTTACCGAATGGGGAATTTATGTAGAAATTATTTCTAACAAATGCGAGGGCATGGTTCGTTTGCAGGATTTGAATGATGATCGTTATGAATTTGACAGGGAGGAATTTGCCGTCATTGGCCAACGTACCAAGAATGTGTATCAGCTTGGCGATGAAGTTTATGTAAAAGTGAAGAATGCAGATTTAGTGAAGAAACATCTCGATTTTACAATGCTTGGGCATCGGAAAGAATATAAAAACTAA
- a CDS encoding DUF2007 domain-containing protein, which yields MKHFKTIAIFQYPAEYAVLQLLFDQAAIRYIFQNETMISVFPFYSNAIGGIRLQVHIEDMAQAE from the coding sequence ATGAAGCACTTTAAAACAATTGCTATTTTTCAATATCCTGCAGAATATGCGGTGCTTCAACTTTTGTTTGATCAGGCAGCGATTCGGTATATTTTTCAAAATGAAACCATGATCAGCGTTTTTCCGTTCTATTCCAACGCTATTGGTGGCATTCGTCTTCAAGTCCATATAGAGGATATGGCGCAGGCTGAGTAA
- the rpiB gene encoding ribose 5-phosphate isomerase B, with the protein MKISIGNDHAGTEYKFEIVSFLEKEGHTVINHGTDSEASVDYPDFVHPVANDVENGNVDFGIIICGSGNGANMTANKHQKVRSALCWTKEITELARQHNDANILSIPARFTSKPQAVEMVKTFLKTEFEGGRHQNRVEKIACS; encoded by the coding sequence ATGAAAATTTCCATCGGCAACGACCACGCAGGCACAGAGTATAAATTTGAAATCGTTTCCTTTCTTGAAAAAGAAGGCCATACAGTTATTAACCACGGAACCGACAGCGAAGCAAGTGTGGATTATCCAGATTTTGTACATCCAGTTGCAAACGATGTTGAAAACGGAAATGTAGATTTTGGAATTATAATCTGCGGCAGCGGAAACGGGGCAAATATGACCGCCAACAAACACCAAAAAGTGCGTTCCGCACTTTGCTGGACCAAGGAAATTACCGAGCTGGCGCGTCAACACAACGATGCCAATATTTTAAGCATTCCCGCACGTTTCACCAGCAAACCTCAAGCTGTTGAAATGGTAAAAACCTTTCTAAAAACCGAATTTGAGGGTGGCCGCCATCAAAACCGGGTTGAAAAAATAGCCTGCTCATAA
- a CDS encoding cation diffusion facilitator family transporter, with the protein MAHNHAHSHNDSHGHSHPDLKGRKLLLSILLNIAITVAQVIGGLISGSLSLLSDALHNFSDVLSLIVSYIADRYSKKDASVTKTFGYKRAEIIAAFVNSATLIVVAIYLIYEAILRFMDPHTIESGLVIWLAILGIVFNGFSVLLLFKDSKSNMNMRSAYLHLLTDMAASVAVLIGGLLMKYFEWFWVDSLLTLLIALYLIVMGYGLLKSSFKVLMLFTPDDLNLEVIHDAVCTIPGIKNIHHIHIWQLNEQETHLEAHVDFYEDVTLSEFDAVLTKMEELLYHDFGINHVTIQPEHQKDDPKDIIVQD; encoded by the coding sequence ATGGCGCATAACCACGCACATTCCCATAACGATTCGCATGGGCATTCGCATCCTGATTTAAAGGGAAGGAAGCTTTTGCTTTCCATTCTTTTGAATATTGCTATTACCGTTGCACAAGTTATCGGGGGTTTGATTTCCGGTAGCTTATCGCTGCTATCTGATGCGCTTCACAATTTCAGCGATGTACTTTCTTTAATTGTAAGTTACATTGCCGACAGATATTCAAAAAAAGATGCTTCAGTAACCAAAACTTTCGGTTACAAACGTGCTGAAATAATAGCAGCATTCGTGAATTCGGCTACTTTAATCGTGGTTGCAATCTATCTTATTTACGAAGCAATCCTTCGCTTTATGGATCCGCATACCATTGAAAGTGGATTGGTAATTTGGTTAGCGATTTTAGGAATTGTTTTCAACGGTTTCAGTGTTTTGCTTCTTTTTAAAGATTCAAAAAGCAATATGAATATGCGCTCTGCCTATTTACATTTGCTGACGGATATGGCAGCTTCCGTCGCTGTTTTGATTGGCGGGTTGTTGATGAAATATTTTGAATGGTTTTGGGTGGACAGCCTACTCACATTACTTATTGCCCTATATTTAATAGTTATGGGTTATGGTTTATTGAAAAGCTCATTCAAGGTTTTGATGCTTTTTACTCCGGATGACTTAAATTTGGAAGTGATTCATGATGCGGTTTGTACCATTCCAGGAATAAAAAACATACACCATATTCATATTTGGCAACTAAACGAACAGGAAACCCATTTGGAAGCTCATGTAGATTTTTATGAAGATGTCACGCTTTCAGAATTTGATGCTGTGTTAACAAAAATGGAAGAATTACTGTATCACGATTTCGGAATAAACCACGTAACCATCCAACCCGAACATCAAAAAGATGATCCAAAGGATATTATTGTTCAGGATTGA
- a CDS encoding GNAT family N-acetyltransferase, producing the protein MEIEVKNFGELTTKQLYGILQLRSEVFVVEQDCVYQDIDGKDERALHIMGWEDGNLVAYARCFQAGDYFDEASIGRVLVRENYRKMGYGHAITKAAIEAIKTNYKADKIKISAQVYLVIFYESHGFKTYGDRYMEDGIPHIAMIRA; encoded by the coding sequence ATGGAAATTGAAGTAAAGAATTTTGGAGAATTGACCACAAAACAATTGTATGGTATTTTACAATTGCGAAGCGAGGTGTTTGTGGTGGAACAGGATTGCGTTTATCAAGATATTGATGGAAAGGATGAACGCGCCTTGCACATTATGGGTTGGGAAGACGGTAATTTAGTTGCCTACGCGCGCTGCTTCCAGGCAGGCGATTATTTTGATGAAGCGTCCATAGGAAGGGTTTTGGTACGCGAAAACTACCGAAAAATGGGTTATGGCCACGCAATCACCAAAGCGGCTATAGAAGCCATTAAAACAAACTATAAAGCCGATAAAATAAAGATATCGGCTCAAGTGTATTTAGTTATTTTTTACGAAAGCCACGGGTTTAAAACCTATGGAGATCGTTACATGGAAGATGGCATTCCGCACATTGCGATGATTAGAGCTTAA
- a CDS encoding sterol desaturase family protein, whose protein sequence is MNSFLTFFETMPVWMKAGWVFFVLTIFWIFEGYYKLVFTKYNKWRHAKTNFILLAFVMLINVVFGIATVGIFLWLNNSNFGLLPLFDAPVWVKLLLSIMVLDLFAQYFVHYLLHKVKWMWRLHTVHHSDKNVDVTTGTRHHPFDFIIRETFALIAVVMMGMPIAFYLFYRILSVLFTYFTHANISLPKQLDKVLSYVIVTPNMHKFHHHYQMPWTDSNFGNILSIWDRLFGTFVYSNTSEIKYGLDIADHRDDENILQQLKLPFDKSIRYKN, encoded by the coding sequence GTGAACTCCTTCCTAACCTTCTTCGAAACCATGCCTGTTTGGATGAAAGCCGGTTGGGTGTTTTTTGTGCTTACTATTTTCTGGATTTTCGAAGGGTATTACAAACTCGTTTTTACCAAATACAACAAATGGCGGCACGCAAAAACTAATTTTATTCTACTGGCTTTTGTGATGTTGATAAACGTAGTTTTCGGGATTGCAACCGTTGGGATTTTTCTGTGGTTAAACAATTCGAATTTTGGATTGCTTCCACTATTTGATGCTCCGGTTTGGGTTAAATTACTGCTTTCAATTATGGTTTTAGATTTGTTTGCGCAGTATTTTGTGCATTATCTGCTTCACAAAGTAAAGTGGATGTGGCGGCTGCACACAGTACACCATTCCGATAAGAATGTAGATGTTACCACGGGCACACGCCATCATCCTTTCGACTTTATTATCCGGGAAACTTTCGCTTTGATTGCCGTTGTAATGATGGGAATGCCGATTGCTTTCTATCTTTTTTATAGAATATTAAGCGTGCTTTTTACCTATTTCACACACGCCAATATATCGCTTCCAAAGCAATTGGACAAAGTGTTGAGTTACGTAATCGTAACTCCGAATATGCACAAATTCCACCATCATTACCAAATGCCGTGGACGGACAGTAATTTTGGAAATATACTTTCCATTTGGGATCGATTGTTTGGCACTTTTGTGTATTCGAATACTTCGGAAATTAAATACGGATTGGACATTGCCGATCATCGCGATGATGAAAATATTTTACAACAATTGAAACTTCCATTTGACAAATCAATTCGCTATAAAAATTAA
- a CDS encoding FEKKY domain-containing protein: MKKTLFTISIILSISAFGQEEIESVDSSNFENSYVSKVISADNISDAEVFAKEDIKNNSLFLIVPGGIVPVIYASDFDFKSKYGVSMINFGCEPLNKEISISYNMKVLDFLTENYGKEWLKEIRDDVIGLAEYKTKIE; encoded by the coding sequence ATGAAAAAAACTCTATTTACAATTTCAATAATTCTATCTATTTCAGCTTTTGGTCAAGAAGAAATTGAATCTGTTGATTCTAGCAACTTTGAAAATAGTTATGTTTCAAAAGTTATAAGCGCAGACAATATTTCTGATGCAGAAGTATTTGCTAAGGAAGACATTAAAAATAATTCTCTATTTCTAATTGTTCCTGGAGGAATTGTTCCAGTGATTTATGCATCTGACTTTGATTTTAAATCTAAGTATGGTGTTTCAATGATAAATTTTGGTTGTGAGCCATTAAATAAAGAAATTTCGATAAGTTATAATATGAAAGTTTTAGATTTTCTAACAGAAAATTACGGAAAAGAATGGCTAAAAGAAATTAGAGATGACGTAATTGGTTTGGCAGAATATAAAACGAAAATAGAGTGA
- a CDS encoding S41 family peptidase yields the protein MKKRIIVPIIAVGIFFTTVSFKSDFFEIAKQIEIFTTLFKELNMNYVDEVTPATLMDKAIKGMLEDLDPYTVYWNEQQVEDAKINNSGIYTGIGATAQSRKDKIIIVEPYQGYPADKAGLKAGDEIVKIGNINIADLEDDAGELLKGAPGSTVDVTYKRQGKTATATITRGAVDLKAVPFYKLINNDIGYIVLSQFNRKTTAETKAALVDLKSQGAKKIILDLRGNPGGLLNEAINVVNLFVDKGEVITTTKSVIEKYNQVYKTQFEPIDKEIPLVVLVNGRSASASEIVSGGLQDLDRAVVVGARSFGKGLVQRPKKLTYGTQLKVTISRYYTPSGRCIQALDYWHRDENGDPIRKDVKEYNAFKTKGGRTVYDGGGILPDVELKSAVFSPITTALLKDNAIFDYATKYYYSHQMTDWKNFKFTEADFQDFLKFLKDNNFEYETETEKKFAEGLKISEDDDMSKDISASYNQLMVAIDKAKDKAIVDKKVEIESLLTDEILKRYFYREGLYNYQIEHNPEILEAVAVLNDAGRYGKILK from the coding sequence ATGAAAAAAAGAATAATAGTTCCCATCATCGCTGTCGGTATATTTTTTACTACCGTAAGTTTCAAAAGTGACTTTTTTGAAATAGCCAAACAGATTGAAATCTTCACCACACTTTTCAAGGAATTGAACATGAACTACGTGGACGAAGTAACGCCCGCAACGCTTATGGACAAAGCCATTAAAGGCATGTTGGAAGATTTGGATCCGTACACCGTTTATTGGAACGAACAGCAAGTAGAGGACGCCAAAATCAACAATTCCGGTATTTATACGGGTATTGGTGCAACCGCACAAAGCAGAAAAGATAAAATCATAATTGTGGAACCATACCAAGGTTATCCGGCCGATAAAGCAGGGTTGAAAGCTGGGGACGAAATCGTAAAAATTGGTAATATAAATATTGCCGATTTGGAAGATGATGCTGGAGAATTGTTAAAAGGAGCACCAGGTTCAACCGTTGATGTAACTTACAAAAGACAAGGAAAAACAGCCACTGCAACCATAACCCGCGGTGCGGTAGACCTTAAAGCCGTTCCTTTTTATAAATTAATAAATAACGACATTGGTTACATCGTGCTTTCACAGTTCAACCGAAAAACCACTGCTGAAACCAAAGCTGCACTAGTTGATTTGAAGTCACAGGGAGCTAAAAAAATTATTTTGGATTTACGCGGAAACCCGGGCGGCTTGCTAAATGAAGCCATAAACGTTGTAAACCTTTTTGTGGATAAAGGTGAAGTTATAACAACCACAAAATCGGTTATTGAGAAATACAACCAAGTATATAAAACCCAATTTGAACCTATAGATAAAGAAATTCCATTGGTTGTTTTGGTGAATGGTAGAAGCGCTTCCGCCAGTGAAATTGTTTCGGGCGGCTTGCAGGATTTGGATCGTGCCGTGGTGGTTGGCGCCCGAAGTTTCGGAAAAGGATTGGTTCAAAGGCCAAAAAAGTTGACGTATGGCACACAATTAAAAGTAACTATTTCGCGCTACTATACACCCAGCGGTCGCTGTATTCAAGCACTTGATTACTGGCATCGTGATGAAAACGGAGATCCAATCAGAAAAGATGTCAAAGAATACAATGCTTTTAAAACCAAAGGTGGCAGAACGGTTTACGATGGCGGCGGAATCTTGCCCGATGTGGAATTGAAATCTGCGGTTTTTAGCCCTATAACCACGGCTTTGCTGAAGGACAACGCCATTTTTGATTATGCAACTAAATATTATTACAGTCATCAAATGACCGACTGGAAAAACTTCAAATTTACTGAAGCCGATTTTCAGGATTTTCTGAAGTTTTTAAAAGACAACAATTTTGAATACGAAACCGAGACCGAAAAGAAATTTGCCGAAGGTTTAAAAATCTCTGAAGATGACGATATGAGCAAGGATATTTCAGCAAGTTATAACCAACTTATGGTTGCAATTGACAAAGCTAAAGACAAAGCGATTGTGGACAAAAAAGTGGAAATAGAATCGTTGTTGACCGATGAAATTTTGAAGCGTTATTTTTACCGCGAAGGTTTATATAATTACCAAATTGAGCACAATCCCGAGATTTTAGAGGCAGTTGCTGTTTTGAATGATGCTGGGCGGTATGGGAAGATTTTGAAGTAA